The Vairimorpha necatrix chromosome 11, complete sequence sequence aATAACACAATAAGCTATAATAAGAAGTTTggattttacaaaatcataaaaaagaggggtaaaaaattaaataaaattcttttatatatatgatgatGATAagagttttaaaaattttataatttttttaagccaagtttttaaaacaattgcaaaaaaattgaatatatGTTTTGAGCGTATTAAAATTAGctagataattttttcaggcaagtttaaaaaaatttagtgtatcatattatataaaaatgtaataaatattgtatctttttaatttttttggtaCTTTTGTTTATAAGCATTCGTACATGTTTCCGGGTTGTCACTACTACTCGTCatactattttttaatggCGCAAATTCCTTATCTCTAGGTACACTCATCACCATATTCTTTTCAGTAAACAAAAATgcatcaaaaataaaacactctttttttatacaaatcaCTTCTTCcggtttatttatttgatctctaatatttttcgggatttttttaatagctTTATGTATAGGAAGTTTTTTATCTCTcatagattttataaaatcagtACGGAACAAATGATTGCAAATATTCCCTTCACATTCataatcttctttattatcCATTTCCGAATATTCTTTAACTTCTATTTTCCCATTatttaatgtaaaaattcCTACATTTTCATTAGgaagtttttttacacttttacttaaaatgtccagttttttttctataaatgcGCCTATAAATTCCGGGTTAAGTATTTCTGCTAGTATATTGTCTACTGATATTACATTTATAGCGTATATATCATGTAGAtctattttgtttatagaATTAAATATGTCTCCGTTACCATTTGGCGCTGTTAATACcatatcatttatttttattacttcGTCGTTTTCATATGTACAAGTCAAACTGGTCTGTTTAAAGAAGACAACGTCTAATTGGAAATTGTTATTTGATTTGAAATATGCTACAACGTCTTCGTGTGTATTATCAGAAGTCatgataaataatttgatcATGTTTGAATACTctttactttttatatttttaatatggtGTTCGAATAATGTCAGACCACATATTTTGAATAATCCTTTGGGTCCATCGCATCCTAGTCTAGTACCTTGGCCACCACTGAGAATGACGACTCCGAATTTATTCTGAGACAGAGTAGATAATCCCAGTTTTCTGTAATTTTCACCTTGTTCAGTAAGATTTCCTTCATTATCgtagatttttattaattttggactatttgaatttacaatttccatttttttgaaatttttttagaattttttaaaaactaataaaaaccaataaaatttttaaggggtaaaaataaaatcacaGGGGGGTTATAATGATTAGACTAGACGaataagaaattatatgtcaaatataatgatttttatattattggTCATTAAAATAGTGGagagaatataaatttatcacTATGAAGAGTCACACTTGAAAGATAGAACatgtaaataaataaaccactatgtaatattatttgccattaaaaatcaagaaaataatttattgacATCTTAAGCGAGGAAAGTGTTATAAATACTTCTCATTCGACAGTGGCCTACTGGAATTATGGATTTTTGCTTATTGTACAGatttatatcataaaaCATAATGACTccgttttttttatcttgttaattttatcatgTGAATTTTTCTTGAGTACAAAATTCAGGATTTTTAATCATAATTTTAGCTTCTTCTCTGAGATTTATTGATCTGCTAGTTTTTTCACAATGGTTTGCGTGCAATAGATTTGATTTATACAACATTTgttacatttttattagatattatttttgcatgtataattgtatttattCAGTACAATTATATTACTAAGTTTTCATACAATACTATGCGACCCTCAATTTTACTAAGATCTGCATTTTTCTAGAAGATTCTGTgcttaattattttttaattttttttaagccCCAAAATGAAAATGGACTGCCAATCTTTcagagaaaaaaatatctctgaattagaagaagaaatCATTAACTTGAAAAATGATCTCCTACAACTTAGACAAAAGAAAGTCTCATCCACTGTAGAACCAGACGAAATTAAAACagcaagaaaaaatatagctAAAGCTTTACGCGTTCGTCATgagaaattattagaagaacagtgtaaaaaatatgaaaacaTGCCACTTAATAAAATTCCCAAGGAATTGAGGCCTAAAAAGACCAGAGCAGAAAGAAGGAAGTTAACTAAGAAACAAGCTAATAGAAAAGTCCCTAAAGTTTGGAGAAGAGAATTGAAGAATCCTAAGATATATTTCGCTTACACcgaataaattaattttttctgacttaaaatatttttataaagttttcagttattaatttactgacatttaatattttagagtTCTACTgacatttaatattttaattttttaactgacatttaatatttttagagtTCAACTgacttttaatatttttagagtTTTAACtgactttttttattcttccTTGCAAAAAACTAGTcacttaaaatattaaatcaaattcattttacagttttcaattttattaaaaaattacaatacACAAATTAAAGCTGTAATTTgattatcttcttttttattttctaccctaaaatgcaaaatgaaatttctaataCAAACATTATAACAGGCGGAAAATCTTGGTCTGGTATATCTGCTGTAGAAAAGAATACTAAATCTATATTGTCAGTATACAATGCCATAAAAAGTAGTTTCGGCCCAATGGGACTTGATAAAATGCTAGTCAACGCAGCAGGAGATGTCAATATTACCAACGACGGAGCTacaattttacaaaatatgGTCATCGACGACCCGGCCGCGAAAATCTTGGTAGATTTGGCGAGTACTCAAGACAAAGAAGTAGGAGACGGAACAACAGGAGTAGTCTTATTAGCTTGCAGTCTTATAGAAAAAGGTTATAAAATGATACAAAATGGTATGCATCCTTCTGTAGTAGTCAACGGGTACAGACTTGCTTATAGGGAAGGCATACAACatgtcaaaaaattattaactaaagatataaaaaatgtggACGACGAcctactaaaaaaaattgtatcgACTACAATTTCAAGtaaacttttaaaagaagaaaatgatttattCTGTGATGTCATCATTAAAGCCGCGAGATCTTTGTCTTATacagaaattaataataaaagacaATATAACATTAAAGATGTGAACATATTGAAACATCCAGGAGGAGAAATGAAAgatagtttttttattaatggGTATGGAATGAATTGCTACGTGGCTTCACCcgatatgaaaaaaattttagaaaatgtaaaaattttatgtctTGACATTTCATTACAAAAATACAGGCTGCCACTTACAGCCTCGATAACAGTCACTGATCCAGTAGAAATggaaaatataagaatgAAAGAGATAGAAATAGCTAAATCTTTAATACgaaatattaagaaaacAGGGGCTACTCTCGTATTGACTACTAAAGGGATTGACGATTTGTGTACTAAATTATTAGTAGAAGCTGGGATAGTCGCGATAAAAAGatgtaaaaaagaagatttacAGATTATCGCTAAATATTCGGGGACACAAGTTTATTCCGAAATATCTGATGAAGAAACTTATACACTGGGGAATGGTGGCTCATTTAAAATGATCCAAATAGGCAATGACGAATGCGCTTTAATTGACGGACtaactaaaaatttaggCACAATTTTCCTCAGAGGACCGAACACGCAGATTCTGGACGAAATGCACAGATCAGTAGACGACGCTAtgaatattgtaaaaagaaCATTAGAAAGTAAATGCATTGTAGCAGGAGGTGGAGCAGTAGAAATAGCACTAAGTAGCATACTGGAGACATTTTCTATGTCTATAAATTCGAGGGAGCACATACCAATCTTTTTCTATAGTGAAGCAGTTTTAACTTTACCAAAGATTTTGTGTATGAATGCGAGACTTGACCCAAATGAATTGATTTCTAAAGTGATTGCTCACCAGAAATCTAATTTTAGTGAATATTTCTCGTATGGTCTTGACGTGgtaaataatgaaatagGAGATAATTTCAAGAAAGGGATTATTGAACCAATGATGAATAAAATGAAAGCATTGAGGACAGCTACAGAAGCggctataaatattttgaggATTAATGAAGTTATTGAATTTCccaataaataaaaaagaaatttatttattttattttttattggatCAAATTTATgacttaattttttacaaataattaaGAACAAAGATAATAGTAGGTTTTCTCATGTAATTTACAAACTTTTacttaaagaatttttttaattaaagaattttttaaatttgacaTTTTATAGATTTGATTAGTTAATTAAccaatttatttttttcaattggCTGATtgattttcaatataactGATTTATCAGTTATAAGGAgttaaaactatttaagaaaaaaaaatctaaacgATCAAAATGAATAATTCAAACCAAAAACAAGCCAAAGAAACAGGTGAAAAAGCTACTGAAGAAACTAAAAAGAAAGGAAAAGAGACTGCTGAAAGAGCCAAACAAACTGGTAAAGAAGTCGAAGCAAAAGGCGAAAATATGTGGGACAAAGCAGGAGAAAAAGCAGACGATTTAGGCCACAAAATGAAAGAAGGAGCTCAAGAATTAGTAGAAAAGGGTAAACAGAAAATTCATGAAGCTACAGAAAGTGGTAAAAATGTTGGAGAACAAGCACAAGGTGCTGCAGGCCAGGCCAAAGAAAAAGGGAAAGACGCTGCTGGCAACGTCAAAGATTCTGCAAAGAAGACAGGGGAAAACGTAGACGAAGCAGCTcgcaaataaaaaaattcaaaaatttttatttttttacccttttattttatgtttagtAATTCTGAAAATTGTCAACTTccctttttaaatataattcccaattatatttctgatattattgataattttatatttaaaataccaaataatataaaaaatttgataattagATTTGTAGAATTTAGTCGAATTTTAATAGGGGGAATATTCCTTTATGTGccttttgtttatttgtttaatagAGATTATGACTTAGAAGAGAATGATCTATTAAGTTATAAGTTACTTTAAGAAGATAAAAGCGGATTTTTTGCAATCTTTTGGGTTTTCTTAATTTACCTGtacttttctttaaaaattatgtagTAGTATTGTAGAaattctcttttttattaaaaagcTTTAAATTATGActtaaataatttgttgagttaaatttttaagttttatttGCGCTTATATTCCAGGTACcctctttaaaaaattttattctaaaaatgcaattaaatacatataataaaatttgaataaaagttttaaaacataatttccaatcatatatataaaagaattttatttaattttttacccctcttttttgtgattttgtaaaatctaaacttcatattttaaacttattatgttaatataatatcgGTTTTCGATTTAGTTTTtcaatttgataattgtaAGTGTGTATATTATGTGttaatgcatttttattctaattattatttttgttaaactcagttccaaaatatcgtcagaatcgttttttagaatttatttgacCCTTCCAtgaaaaattgtaaaaacatTCATGTGAAAACAATTTCTAATAAGTGTCAAAAATTGAGCTTAAAAGTTcccaaaattatttcaataTGACTCATAAGTGTTTTAAACTCAACTTTACTCCTTATATGtcactaaaaagtatttttgaaaacgaTGTCTTCATCCTATCAAATTCAATCATCCCAAAATGGAAACTTACTAAAATTTACCGAGGCGGGACATATTAAAACCCTAAACATTTAGATCCCgtttcaaaacgggaaagcatacaCTAgtcatcatatatataaaagaattttatttaattttttacccctcttttttcTGACTTTCTAATTTCTAAACGATACATTTTGGTCTTATTaacttatttaaatatcaaatataaactcAAAGGAGGATTTTGACTATCACAGGTCCGTGTACTGTATGttaatgcatttttattcttattattatttttgtaaaactcagttccaaaatatcgtcaaaatcgttttttagaatttatttaacccttctacgaaaaattttaaaacaatttacaaaagaagaaattgaatGTAAGTGTCAAAAGCTGAGCTTTAAGAGTTTTGAACATTTTTCATTGAGATTCATAAGTGTTTTAACTATATTTTACTCCTTATATGTTactaaaaagttttttaaaaaattatgttttctccttattaaattcattcatcccaaaatggaaactttacaaaatttaaggATATAAGACATATTAGCAAACTAAACATTTCaatcccgttttcaaaacgggaaagcatacgctagtcatatatataaaagaattttatttaattttttacccctctttttttgtggttttgtaaaatctaaaCTTCTTATTATAGCTTATTGTGTCATtgtaatatcaaatttaaactcAGTgcttaaatttgataattgtaAGTGCGTATACTATATAttaatgcatttttattagatttattatttttagaaaactcggttccaaaatatcgtcagaatcgttttttagaatttatttaacccttctagaaaaattcacaaaaaCATCTGacaaataaagattttgaatataagtGTCAAAAAATGAGCTTAGAAGTTCCCAAAATTATCTCATTGAgattattaaatgttttacaACAACATTACTCCTTATATGtcactaaaaagtatttttaaaaatcatgtcTAAACTCTGTCAAATTTAATCAGCCAAAAATGGAaactttacaaaatttaccGAGACGGgacatattataaaacaaacacATTTatcccgttttcaaaacgggaa is a genomic window containing:
- a CDS encoding T-complex protein 1 subunit alpha (CCT1), with product MQNEISNTNIITGGKSWSGISAVEKNTKSILSVYNAIKSSFGPMGLDKMLVNAAGDVNITNDGATILQNMVIDDPAAKILVDLASTQDKEVGDGTTGVVLLACSLIEKGYKMIQNGMHPSVVVNGYRLAYREGIQHVKKLLTKDIKNVDDDLLKKIVSTTISSKLLKEENDLFCDVIIKAARSLSYTEINNKRQYNIKDVNILKHPGGEMKDSFFINGYGMNCYVASPDMKKILENVKILCLDISLQKYRLPLTASITVTDPVEMENIRMKEIEIAKSLIRNIKKTGATLVLTTKGIDDLCTKLLVEAGIVAIKRCKKEDLQIIAKYSGTQVYSEISDEETYTLGNGGSFKMIQIGNDECALIDGLTKNLGTIFLRGPNTQILDEMHRSVDDAMNIVKRTLESKCIVAGGGAVEIALSSILETFSMSINSREHIPIFFYSEAVLTLPKILCMNARLDPNELISKVIAHQKSNFSEYFSYGLDVVNNEIGDNFKKGIIEPMMNKMKALRTATEAAINILRINEVIEFPNK
- a CDS encoding putative uridylyltransferase, translating into MEIVNSNSPKLIKIYDNEGNLTEQGENYRKLGLSTLSQNKFGVVILSGGQGTRLGCDGPKGLFKICGLTLFEHHIKNIKSKEYSNMIKLFIMTSDNTHEDVVAYFKSNNNFQLDVVFFKQTSLTCTYENDEVIKINDMVLTAPNGNGDIFNSINKIDLHDIYAINVISVDNILAEILNPEFIGAFIEKKLDILSKSVKKLPNENVGIFTLNNGKIEVKEYSEMDNKEDYECEGNICNHLFRTDFIKSMRDKKLPIHKAIKKIPKNIRDQINKPEEVICIKKECFIFDAFLFTEKNMVMSVPRDKEFAPLKNSMTSSSDNPETCTNAYKQKYQKN
- a CDS encoding ribosomal protein uL29, which translates into the protein MKMDCQSFREKNISELEEEIINLKNDLLQLRQKKVSSTVEPDEIKTARKNIAKALRVRHEKLLEEQCKKYENMPLNKIPKELRPKKTRAERRKLTKKQANRKVPKVWRRELKNPKIYFAYTE